From the genome of Scytonema hofmannii PCC 7110, one region includes:
- a CDS encoding cation diffusion facilitator family transporter: MSIIVCLLAGFFVTEWSVGLWSKSLSLQADAEHILSDVAALGISLFASWLAQKPASGQATFGHRRIEILAALANGLSLLVIAIFICWEAIHRFHSPEGISGLPMLVVAMIGLIVNLLNITLLHPHSHNDLNLRGALLHVMADTASSLGVILAAVAIHLWNWLWADAAISLLVAGFTGLSALPLLQESLLILLEYAPPSIDPVEVEISLKSFSQVLEVEKLRVWRISREQVMLCAHITVDCTTFEESNGLLVKLRSHLQQTFGIHEVTLELTNRKSLAATSIHPLFKQDLISML, encoded by the coding sequence TTGTCAATCATTGTCTGTTTGCTTGCAGGATTTTTTGTGACAGAGTGGAGTGTGGGATTGTGGAGCAAAAGCTTATCTTTACAGGCAGACGCAGAACACATACTCTCTGATGTAGCAGCTTTGGGAATATCGTTATTTGCTAGTTGGTTAGCCCAGAAACCTGCTAGTGGTCAAGCAACTTTTGGTCATCGCCGAATTGAAATTTTAGCAGCTTTGGCAAATGGTTTGAGTTTGCTTGTCATTGCTATTTTTATCTGTTGGGAGGCAATTCATCGCTTTCACAGCCCTGAAGGGATTTCAGGCTTACCAATGTTGGTGGTGGCAATGATAGGTTTAATCGTCAACTTGCTGAACATCACTTTACTTCATCCTCACTCTCATAATGACTTGAATCTTCGAGGGGCTTTGCTTCATGTCATGGCAGATACTGCTAGTTCCTTGGGTGTCATTCTTGCAGCTGTGGCGATCCATCTTTGGAATTGGTTGTGGGCAGATGCAGCTATTAGTCTACTAGTTGCAGGTTTTACGGGTTTGAGTGCTTTACCGCTCCTTCAAGAAAGTCTTTTGATTCTTTTGGAATATGCACCGCCATCTATCGATCCGGTTGAGGTAGAAATTTCTTTAAAATCTTTTTCCCAAGTATTAGAGGTCGAAAAACTCCGTGTTTGGAGAATTAGCAGGGAGCAAGTTATGCTTTGCGCTCACATTACCGTGGATTGTACAACTTTTGAGGAAAGCAATGGCTTACTCGTAAAGTTGCGATCGCATCTCCAGCAAACTTTTGGCATTCACGAAGTCACTTTAGAGCTTACCAACCGCAAATCGTTGGCAGCAACTTCCATTCATCCTTTATTCAAGCAGGATTTAATCTCGATGCTTTAA